Part of the Drosophila gunungcola strain Sukarami chromosome X unlocalized genomic scaffold, Dgunungcola_SK_2 000021F, whole genome shotgun sequence genome is shown below.
CGTCGGCAGCTTGGCTGCCTCCTCGCTCCTGGtcacagcagcagcggcggcaacGGCAGGATTCGCCACGTTATTCGCACTGGGCTCATCCAATCGCTGGCGATCGCGCTTGATGTCCTCGTACATTCGGTGCACCATCTTCTGGAAGGTGTCCTCGTCCACGGCCGGCTTGCAGTGCCGCTTTAGCTCCTCCTGGAAGGCCTCACTGGACTCCACCATGCGCTGCTTCTTGGCCTCGAACTTCTCCTCCATCTGCTGCAGCTCCGCCTCGAGTTTGGTTTGGTGCATCGTCAGCGAGCTGACCTGCCGCTTGAGCACCTGCATGCGCGTGGTCGTGACCACGGATCGCACGTCGGGAACGACGGCCTCCGAGAAGATCTCGTTGATGAGACGATGGTTACGCAGGTAGCGGGCATAGGCCATGTGCTTGGCCGTATAGCCCTCGTCCTGGTCATCCTCGTCCTCCGCCGGCTGGATGTCGATGCGTCGCTCGTGCTGCGACTTGCTGCCGCCACCCCGAGATGGAGTCTCGTGCATGTCCACGTCCGTCTTCACCTTGCTCTTGGCCGACATGTAGGCCTGGTAGGCGGGCGTCTGGTGGTAGGCCTTCAGCGACTTTTCGTACTCCAACTTCTCCGCCTCGTACTCGTCGATGAACTCGGTCTTCTCGTCCTCGGCCAGCAGCTTCCACATGGCCCCGATCTTCTTGCCCAGCTCCCAGAGCTTCAGCTCGGGATGCTGCGCCTTGACGCTGTCCCAGACGCGCTTCGAGTACCGCATGTACGGCAGGATGGGCTTCTCCGGCGGCTTCGGTGGCTTGGGCAGCCGGGATTCGCTCTGGTTCTTGCTGCTCGACGACTTGGTCACCTTCTGGGGCGTGAAGGCCGGATTGCCGTAGTTGCTGTGCGTGAAGATGGGCGTCTGGTCCTTGTTGCGATCAgctccaccgccgccgccggatGAACGCGACCGgctgccaccgccgccggatccgccaccgccgcctccTACGCCCACGACGCCCTGCAGCGGCGTCGCCGGACCCGGACCTTGGGCGCCCACGGCTATCTGCTTGTAGTTACTGGGCAGGGCCATTTTTCGCGATTCGCTGGTCGAGAGAGCGTGGATTTTGCAAGAAATACACCAATTTTTCAGGCGGACGACGCCATTTTCTGTCAGTCGGCGTTTGTTGCGGTGTGACCGTGTCGCTTACAATGGAAAATCATTcgagttgaaaaaaaatactctaaattgaatttagtatttttaaatagccGTTTGTAATATATACGGCTCATAGCTGAAGgctaataatatatataaatcttaTAAGCcccattttgaaaaaaaaaaaaaatcacgtttaatgttatttaaatatcattttttGATGCACATGTGTTTTTCTTCATGCCCAAATATACAAAGGTAGTATTTCCTAACTGAAAAATACCAAAAGCCCATGAATTTCGCAGCAAGTTGGCAGCGCTGTAACTCCAAGTtgtgtaaaatataaacaaaacgaCAAACACTAGCATAATGTTTGCGGGCCGTTTGCTCGCCCGTTGGAACCGCAAACCGGCATGTTTGGCCACGATTAAGAGCTGGCGAATGCCCCAAGGACTGGCCAGCCAAGGGAATTGGCCCAGAAACCCAGCGACAGCCACAAATTCGATTCATTTCGAAGGACCCTTTGCAAGCCGGCGGTTCTTCAGCAGCCAAATCGAGACGGAATCCACCTTGGATAGTGTCACATACGATCGAGTGTGCTCCGACACGCTGGATGCCCTGAGCGACTATTTTGAGGAGCTGACGGAGAATGCCGCCGAGGAGCTACAGGGCAGCGATGTGGCCTACGGCGTGAGTTTTGACAACCCTCTGCGATTACATCATGCCCTTACCACTAATATCCTTGGTACTTCTTTTTCACAGGATGGCGTGCTCACCGTGAAATTGGGTCAGCAGCACGGCACATATGTGATCAACCGGCAGA
Proteins encoded:
- the LOC128260327 gene encoding frataxin homolog, mitochondrial, coding for MFAGRLLARWNRKPACLATIKSWRMPQGLASQGNWPRNPATATNSIHFEGPFASRRFFSSQIETESTLDSVTYDRVCSDTLDALSDYFEELTENAAEELQGSDVAYGDGVLTVKLGQQHGTYVINRQTPNKQIWLSSPTSGPKRFDFVGTVAAGRWIYKHSGQSLHELLQQEIPGILKAHTVDFLQLPYCR